Within the Candidatus Eisenbacteria bacterium genome, the region AGGCGAGGCGCGCCGCCACCCCCGCGAGTCCGTCTTCGAGGATCTCGACCTCAGCGCCGGCATGACGTTCGACTTCGGCGCGCAGCCACGCCGGCGAATAGTCGCGAATCAGCCAGAACAGGCGCACGTCCTGCCACCCGGGCTCACTGCGCTTGAGCGCCAGCGGCAGCGCCAGATCGAGCGAGAACACGTCCCCGACCACCGCTCCGGGACGAATCTCCTGCAGCACCTCGCGATAGTGCGGGCGCGCGACGTCGATGCGGGCCGCGCCCAGCTCGAGCCACTCGGGCGCGCGGTTCGCGAGCACGAACTTGCGCGCTCCGCCGCGCAGGGCGAGCGCTCCGGCCGCGCGGTCCGGATGAACCCGGTAAGGAAGCGCCGCATGTCCGAACCAGCGCGCGAGCTTCTCGGGTGTCGAGTTCGAGACCACGTCGACCTCGATGCCGCTCGCAAGCATTGAGCGACCGGCGGCCGCCGAGTCCGCGAGAATCGCGGGCCCGCGCTGCGCCTCGACCGCCCGGACGCCCTCGTGATGGGTGGCGCCACCGAACGCGTCGAGACTCGCGTGCCCATGCGCGAGGATCGCGCGCTCGAGCAGCCCCGCGATCGGGTCGGACGCGGCGCGCACTCCGATGTAGTGAAGCAGCGAGCCATGCGTGACGAACGGATCCTCGCCGGCAAACGCCGAGATGCGGCCTTCGGAAACCCAGCCAAACTCGAGCGGTCGCTCGAGCACCTCGACGCGGGCGCGGGCGAGCCACTCCCCCACTTCCGACACGCCCTGCGAAGCACCCCAGCCGACCAGGGCGCCTTCGAGCTTCTCCCCTTGCACGCGCGCTTCCTCACGCGGATGGGTCCACACGCCGTCGAAATCGCTGAGCAGTTTCATGCACGAGAGCCGTAGCATGAGCGCACGCGGCGGGCAAGGATCCCTTGCCGCAACCGGCACGATCTGACAGCGTGCGAAGCGGACGGTGGTTCACCGTTTCAACCACACGGAGGTGGGGTCGTGAGACGTCGATCGATGCTGCTGCTCGCCGTGTTCATCGGCGTGTCGGCGGCGGTGCCGGTGCGCGCGCAGACTTTCGGGCAGTACGCCGGCGCGCGCACGCTCCCACCCAACGGGCACGCCGCGGGCGCCTACATGGACATGAGCAGCAACCTGCTCGCGGTGATGGGACAGTTGCGGTTCAGTTTTTATCCCGACGTGGATTTCGGTTTTCAAGGCGGCCTCGGCCGCTACGATCTGGGCGGCAGCGACGTGACGACCGCCCGACTCGGCGCGGACTTCAAGCTTCTCGCGGCCAAGGTCTCGAACGGCGCGGCGATCGACCTGTCGTTCGGTGCGGGAATCGGCCTCGAGTCCGGCGAGGACTTCAGCCAGCTCTCGCTCGGGCCCCTGCTCACCGGATCGTGTCCGATCGTGATGGCCAGGTCGTTCGATCTCGAGCCGTACGTGTCGATCGGCGCGCTGTTCTCGCGCGTCGATGCGGGGGCGACGGACGCGAACGATGTGTCCTTCCCGGTTCGACTCGGAACCGAAATTCCCCTGATGCCGGGAACCCGCGCGGTCGCCGAACTCAGGCTACGCCTCGGCGACGCCTTCAACGACAACGTCGGCGTTGGATTTGGAGCGAATTTCGACTTCTGAACCGTTCGAACGCGTGTGGTCGCCACCCCACCGGCTCCGAACGGCACATCCGTTCAGTCGCACAATCTGCTGTAAAGCAATGGCTTACGCGACATTGCGACGTTCAAAAACCGGCTTGTTGAGAGCGCGCTTGTGGTGGTAGCGTTCCTGCCCCCGATCGATGGTCCCACCCCATTCCGTCGATCGATGGCCTGGCCGACCCAATCCAATCTCAAGTGCTGAAATCGCTTACGGACCCTCGACCGGAGCCGTTCGCGCGCCCATCGCGAGGCAATTTTGGGGGCGTCTTCGCGCTGTGGACAAGATTGTGGAAAGGAGGGGTCACTCCCCGGTTCAACGGATTCCACTGCTTGGCTTTGCCGCTTTCCACCGAACTGTTGATAACTCCGACACGACGTCCCTTCACACGCCCCCCGAAAGGCCCGACGCCATGCGATCGATCGCGATCGCTTCGCCCCGAGCCCCGTGGCGCACGCAAGGATCGCATTCATGGCCACCGCATTCGCGGAACCCGACCGCGTCTGGGAACAGGCCCTCGAAGCCATTCGCTCTCGTCTCGACTCCCAGCAGGCCTTCGAAACCTGGTTCCGACCCATCACCCCGCTTCAGCTCGAGCCTCCGCTCGTCGAGCTGGAGGTCCCCAACCCGTTCTTCGTCGATTGGATCCACGAGCACTATCTTCCGCTGCTGACGAGGGCGCTGGAAGACACGCTCGGCGCCCCGGTCGAGATTCGACTCCGAGCGGCCGCGGCACCAGCGCACGAATCTCACACAGCACCTCGGACCACGCACGCGGAGGCGGCTTCGCCACGTGGCGGCCTCGCCCCGTCGAGCACACCCGGCACCGCGTCGCCTCGTTCGCTCGGACCGCGCGCCACCCTGAGCGAACTTCCGGGTAGCCAGCGCAGCACCGATCGAAGCTGGCTCGAGAGCCAGCTCCATCCTCGACTGACGTTCGAGAACTTCATCGTCGGCACCAGCAGCGCCTTCACGCACGCGGCATGCCGCGCGGTCGCTGAGAAGCCCGGCGAGGCCTACAACCCGTTGTTCATCTTCGCGGGTTCCGGACTCGGCAAGACCCACCTGCTTCACGCGATCGGACACGCGGTCAAACAGTCACGCCCCGAGGCGCGCGTCTACTACGTGCCGGCCGAGCGCTTCACGAACGAGATGATCTTCGCGATCCAGCACGCTCAAACCCTGGCATTCCGCAACAAATACCGGAATGTCGACGTGCTGCTGATCGACGACATCCAGTTCCTCGCCGGCAAAGAGAGCACGCAGGAGGAGTTCTTCTACACGTTCAATGCGCTGCGCGACGCGCACAAGCAGATCGTCGTCACCGCCGACAAGCCGCCGAAGGACCTGTCGATGGTCGAGGAGCGGCTCACGTCGCGATTCAACCAGGGGCTGGTGTGCGACATCATGCGACCCGACATCGAGACGCGGCTCGCGATTCTGCGACACCGCTACGAGTCCGACGGCGACGGGCTGGCGCTGCCGGATGACGCGTTCCTGCTGATCGCAGACCGCATCCGCAACAACGTGCGGGATCTCGAGGGTTGCCTGGTGCGGGTCCTCGCGCTGGGCTCGCTGCTGCAGCAGGAAATCACCATGCCGATGGTCGAGAAAGTGCTGGAGGACTACGTCGGCGCCGAGCCCGACCGCCTGAGTCCTGAACGCGTGGTGGCGGCCGTCAGCGATACCTTCGGCGTTCGCCCCGAGGTGCTGCTGAGCCGTCGACGCACCGCTTCGATCGCGCTGCCGCGCCAGGTCGCCATGTACCTGATGCGTCAGCTCACCGACCTGTCGCTCGGCGAAATCGGCCGCACGATTGGCGGACGCGACCACAGCACCGTGATGTACGCCTGCGATCGGGTTGGGGAGCGGATCGCGACGGACGGGGGTTTCTCCGAGAAAGTGAACGGAATCATTTCCACTTTGTCGCTCGGGTGAGCAGTGGATAACCCGACCGGATTGTGGATAACTGCCAGGGTTGTGGATGAGTTCGGCCGGTTGAGTGCGCCGTCCACCTCGTCCTGATTGTCGGTGAAAGTCGCCAACCTCGCGCAGCGTAGAGCCCTGCATACGGTGGATCCGGGTTGTACACCAAGTCCACACCCCCTACTGCTACTAGGTTTTTTCTCTTTGCAATACAACGTCTTACAGCAGTAGATTCGGTGCGGAAAGTGCTTGATGGCATGGGGGGGGATACTTAGAATGCAGCCGCTTTCGCCGTCGACGATTTCCGGGCCGGATTCCGCGCAGCCACAATCCGAGCGAACCTCGGACTTTCCAGCGTCAGGGAGCGACAGAATGGAACTCACGATCCAGCAGGCCGACCTCGCGTACGCGGTGGGGAAAGCATTCGGATCGGTGTCCGCCAAGAGCCCGATGCCGCTGCTGTCCTGCCTCCTGATCGAAGCGGACAAGGGCGGCCTGCGCGTCACCGGAACCGATCTCGAGGTCACGACCGCCGTCACGGTTCCGTGCAAGCTCAAGAGCGCAGGTCGGGTCGCGGTCTCGGCACGGCACTTTCACGAGGTGGTGCGCAAGATTCCGAAGGGATCCCTGACGCTCGCGATGGCGGGGGAGCAGCTCGAGATCAGCTACGGCGAGGGCAAGGGCTGGAGCAAGTTCCCGACCCAGGATGCCGCCGAGTTTCCGCGCGTTCCGGAGTTGAAGCCCGAGACCACCGTCTCGGTCGAGGGCAGCGTGATCGCACGCCTGATCGGACGCACCGCCTACGCGGTCTCGAACGATGCGACGCGCCCGCAGCTCGGCGGCGTGCTCGTGCACGGCACCGACAAACGGCTCGCTCTGGTCTCGACTGACGGACATCGGTTGTCGCTGGCATCGCGCAAGGGTTCCGACGGCGGACTGGGTCGTGACGGCGTGATCGTGCCGAGCCGCGCGCTGTCCGCGGTCAGCCGCGCCGCCGAAGACGCGACCGGTCCGGTGCAGATCGAGATCGCGGGCTCGCGCCAGCAGGCCGCGTTCAGTGCCCAGGTCGGGGACTACAAGGTCCAGATCCTGGTGCGGCTGCTGCAGGGTCCGTATCCGAACTACGAGCAGGTGATCCCCAAGAACAATCCGCGCACCGTCACGGTGCGGCGCGACGAACTGCTCGAAGCGGTCGACATCGTCGCCTCGCACGCGGACAACGTCACGCGCCAGGTGCGCTTCTCGCTCCGCAACGGAAAGCTCGGCGTGACCTCGGCGACCGAGCTCGGCGCCGGCGAACACTCGATCGCGGCCGACTACGCGGGCGAGGACCTCGACATCGGCTACAACGCGAACTACCTGCTCGATCTGCTCAAATGCATCCCGAGCGAGCGGGTCTCGCTGCGACTCGGTTCGGCGCTCGCCGCCGGCATCATCGAGCCGGTCGGAGCGCTGTCGGAGGCCGACGAGGATCTGCTGTGTCTCATCATGCCGCTCCGCTTGCCGGACGCGGCGAGTTGATGGAACGACTCGGAGACGTGCTTCCGGGTCTGTTGCAGGGACTCGGCCTGACGGAGCAGCTGGCGGGCTGGCGCGCGGTCGGGGAGTGGGAGGAAGCGGTCGGCGGAGCGATTGCGCGCCGCGCCCGCGCGGTGTCGTTTCGCGACGGCGTGCTGCTCGTCGAAGTCGAGAGCGCGCCGTGGCGACACGAGCTTGCGCTCCTCAAACGCGATCTGGTCCGGCGGCTGAACCATCGACTGGGTGGCACGTCGGTCAAGGATCTGCGATTCACACACGGCCGCGGAGGGATCCAGCGGTGAATCCGACGGAAGGAGACGCTACGTTGACGGCGGAAGCCAAAGGCCATCACTACGACGCGACCAGCATTCAGGTCCTCGAGGGACTCGAAGCGGTCCGCAAGCGCCCCGCGATGTACATCGGGGACATCAGTGTGCGCGGCCTCCACCATCTGGTGTGGGAGGTGGTCGACAACTCGGTCGACGAGGCGCTGGCCGGGTTCTGCACCGAGATCACGATCAACGTGCTGACCGACGGCTCCGTGACGGTGCAGGACAACGGGCGCGGTATTCCCGTCGACATGCACGCCACCATGAAGAAGCCCGCGCTCGAAGTCGTGATGACCACGCTGCACGCGGGCGGCAAGTTCGACGACCAGAGCTACAAGGTCTCGGGCGGGCTGCACGGCGTCGGCGTCTCGGTCGTCAACGCGCTCTCGGAGTGGTGCGAAGTCGAGGTGCTCAAGGCCGGAACGACCTATCGCCAGCGTTACGCGGCCGGCAAGCCGACCGGGCCGATGACCTCCGAGCCCGCGACCACCCGGATCAAGGGCCGCGAAACCGGCACCACGGTGCGCTTCAAGCCCGACAACAAGATCTTCACCGAAGCGAACTACCAGTGGGACATCCTGGCCGGACGCATGCGGGAGCTGGCGTTCCTCAACAGCGGGCTCTCGATCCGGCTGATCGACGAGCGCGCCGACAAGAACGTCGAGTTCATGTACAAGGGCGGGCTGGTCGAGTTCGTGAAGTACCTCAATCAGAACAAGGAAGTGCTGCACGGCAAACCGGTGTACTTCGGCCGCGACCGCGATCAGATCAACGCCGAGATCGCGTTCCAGTACAACGACGGATACAACGAGTCGGTGCACTCGTTCGTGAACAACATCAATACGGTCGAGGGCGGCACCCACCTGGTCGGATTCCGCTCGGCGCTCACGCGCACGCTCACGAACTACGCCGAGCGCGAAGGCATGATGAAGAACGCGAAAGTCGGCGTGACCGGCGACGACGTGCGCGAGGGCCTCACCGCGGTGGTCTCGGTCAAGGTGCCGAACCCGCAGTTCGAGGGCCAGACCAAGACCAAGCTCGGCAACAGCGAAGTGAAGGGCATCGTCGAGAGCATCGTGGGCGACGGCCTGCGCGAGTTCTTCGCGGAGAATCCCGCGGTGGCGCGCAAGATCATCGAGAAGATGATCTCGGCCGCACGCGCGCGTGAAGCGGCGCGCAAGGCGCGCGAGCTGGCACGCCGAAAGACCATCCTCGACGGCGGCTCGCTGCCCGGCAAGCTCGCCGACTGCGCGTTCGACGATCCGCAGGACTGCGAGATCTACATCGTCGAGGGCGACTCGGCCGGCGGTACCGCCAAGCAGGGCCGCGACCGGCGATTCCAGGCGATCCTCCCGATCCGCGGCAAGATCCTGAACGTCGAGAAGGCACGCATCGACAAGATCCTCGCGAACGAGGAAATCCGCAGCATGATCACCGCGCTGGGCGCGGGGGTGAAGGAAGAGTTCGACATCACCCGGCTGCGCTATCACCGCATCATCATCATGACGGACGCCGACGTCGACGGTTCGCACATCCGTACGCTCTTGCTGACGTTCTTCTTCCGCGAGCTGCGCGAGCTGGTCAGCAACGGGCACGTGTACATCGCGCAGCCGCCGCTCTACATGGTGAAGAACGGCAAGGACGAGATCTACTGCTACAACGACCGCGAGCGCGACGAAGCGCTCACGCGCGTCGGCCGCAAGAACGTCATGGTCCAGCGCTACAAGGGCCTCGGCGAGATGAACCCGGACCAGCTGTGGAAGACCACCATGAATCCCGAGACGCGCACGTTGCTGCGGGTGCAGCTTCCGGATGCCGCCGAGGCGGATCGCATCTTTACGATCCTCATGGGCGAGCACGTCGAACCGCGCCGTCAGTTCATCGAGGAGAACGCGCTGGCCGTGCGTAACCTGGACATTTGATGAAGCGCCTGGTGGCGCGCGCGGCGGCCACGATCGCGCTCGGCGTCTGCGCGGTATCCGGGCTCACGCCCGCGGCCACCGCGTCGCCGACGTTTGCGATCGAGGCCGGCGGTGCGACGTTCGTGAGCGGTGCCGATTTCGACGGCGGCGGCCCGGCACTCGGCGCGGCGCTGGTGTGGCCGCTCGAGGCGCGCACGCCTGGCGGGCTCGGCGGCGCTCCGATCGCGGTCGGTCTCTCGATCTATGCGCACGACATGGGTTCGCGCGTGGTCACGGTGACGGATCCCGGCAGCGGCGCCTCGCTCGGACAGATCGAAGACGGACACCGCGACGTGTTCGGGGCCGCCTGGCGACTCGAGGCGGGGCCGTGGGCGCGGGCGGGATGGCAGCTCGTCACCGATGCCGGATGGGGCTACTACCGCATCGAAGACGACGTTCGCGGCAAAGTGTTCCAGGGACTCAGCTCGACCGGATTCTCGCTTGGAGCCTCGATCGGACGCGCGCTGGTGCCCGGCACCACGCTCGGACTCGCGGCTCGATATCACCGGCTGTTCAACGACGCCACCGGACGGTACATCACCGCCGCGGTGGAGTGGCGCTGGCTCGGCACGCGCGAAGGATCGCGCTGACCGGCCGCCGCCCCCAGCGGGCGTGACGGCGAACGCACAGGACGGAAACGATGCCTCTCAACGACCGATCGAAGATCGTCGACGTCAACATCGAAAACGAGATGAAGACCAGCTACATCGATTACTCGATGTCGGTCATCGTCTCGCGTGCGCTGCCGGACGTGCGCGACGGCCTCAAGCCTTCGCAGCGCCGCATCCTGGTGGCGATGAACGACCTCAACCTGATGCCGGGCCGCGGCTATCGCAAGTGCGCGAAGATCGCCGGCGACACCTCGGGTAACTACCACCCGCACGGCGAACAGGTCGTGTACCCCACGCTGGTACGGCTCGCGCAGAGCTGGGTGATGCGTTACCCGCTGGTCGACGGCCAGGGCAACTTCGGCTCGATCGACGGCGACGCCCCGGCAGCGATGCGTTATACCGAGGCGCGCCTCACGCCGCTGGCGGCCGAGATGCTCGCGGACCTCGAGAAGAACACCGTCGACTTCCGCTCCAACTACGACGAAACGCGCGAGGAACCGGTGGTGCTCCCGGGCGTGGTGCCGAACCTGCTCATCAACGGGTGTTCCGGTATCGCGGTCGGCATGGCCACCGAAGTTCCGCCGCACAACCTCGGCGAGGTGTGCGACGCGATCTGCCACGTGATCGAGCATCCCGAAGCCACCACGCTCGATCTCATGAAGATCGTGAAGGGCCCCGACTTTCCGACCGGCGGCATCATCTACGGCACCCAGGGCATCCGCGACTGCTACCTGACCGGGCGCGGCCTCATCAAGATGCGCGCACGCGCGGTGGTCGAGGAGGGCAAGGCCGGCCGCATGAGCCTGGTCGTGAACGAGATCCCGTTCCAGGTCAACAAGTCGTCGCTGCTCGAGAAGATCGCGGAGCTGGTGAAGGACGGAAAGGTCACCGGCATCCGTGACCTGCGCGACGAGTCCGATCGCGACGGCATGCGCATCGTGGTGGAGCTCAAGAACGACGCGAATCCCAAGGTGGTGCTGAACCAGCTGTTCGTGCACTCGCCGCTCCAGAGCACGTTCGGGGCGATCATGCTCGCGCTGGTCGACCAGCGACCGCAGGTGCTGGAGTTGCGCGTGCTGATCGATCAGTACGTGCGGCACCGGCAGGAAGTCGTGCGCCGGCGGACCGAGTTCGATCTTGCCGAAGCCGAGCGCCGCGCGCACATCCTCGAGGGTCTGAAGATCGCGCTCGATCACCTCGACGAAGTGATCGCCCTGATCCGTGCCTCCAAGGACACCGAAACCGCGCGCGAAGGACTCATGAGCCGCTTTCAGCTCACCGAGATCCAGGCCAGCGCGATCCTCGAGATGCGGCTCTCGCGCCTCACCGGCCTCGAGCGCAAGAAGATCGAAGAGGAGTACCTCGAGCTGCTCAAGCTCATCGAGCAGCTGCGCAGCATCCTCTCGAGCCCGAAGAAGATCCTCAGCATCATTTCGGACGAGGCGCGGCGCCTGAAGGAGCGGCATGGCGACGAGCGCCGCACCGAGATCGCGGCCGAAGAAGGCGAGATCACGTTCGAGGACACGATCGAGCAGAAGGACATGGTGATCACGATCTCGCACGCCGGCTACATCAAGCGGCAGGAGATCAGCGCGTATCGCTCGCAGCGCCGTGGCGGCAAGGGCGTGATCGGTGCGCGCACCAAGGAAGAGGACTACATCGAGCACCTGTTCGTGGCCGGCACGCACAGCTTCCTGCTGTTCCTCACCGAGCGCGGGCGCTGCTACTGGCTCAAGGTGCACGAGGTCGAACAGGCCGGCCGAGTCGCGCGCGGGCGCCCGCTCGTCAACCACCTCGAAGGGCTGGGGCGTGACGAACGCGTGCAGGCGGTGGTCGCGGTCCGCGACTTCGACGATCAGCACTTCCTGGTGTGTGCGACCCGCAAGGGCCTCATCAAGAAGACCGTGTTGTCCGCCTACGGCAACGTCCGAAAAGCCGGTATCAACGCGGTGCTGCTCGAAGACGGCGACGCGCTGATCGAGGCGATCATCACCGACGGCTCGCAGGACCTGATCCTCGCCAAGCGCAAGGGGCTCGCGATCCGCTTCCACGAGAACGAGGTTCGCGCCATGGGACGTACGGCCTACGGCGTCAAAGCGGTCACGCTCGACGACGCCGAGGACGAGGTCGTCAGCATGGTCGGCGTGAAGCGCCAGGCGACGCTGCTCGCCGTGACCGAGCACGGCTACGGCAAGCGCAGCGAAATCTCCGAGTATCGAGTTTCGCATCGCGGCGGCAAGGGCATCATCACGATCAAGACCAACGAACGGAACGGGCAGGTGGTGGCGGTCAAGGAAGTGGTGGACGGCGACGAACTCATGATCATCACGCGCCAGGGCCAGTTGATTCGCATGCCGGTGAAGGGCATCTCGGTGATCGGCCGCAATACGCAGGGCGTACGGCTCGTCAACCTCGATACTCCCGAAGGCGAGCTGCTGCCCGACCGGGTCGGCGGCGTCACCCGCGTGGTGAGCGAAGAAGAAAATGGCGCCCCCGAAGCCGTGATCGGCGAGTCAGGCGCCATGCCGGATGAAGTCCCCGAGGCGACGAACGATGCGCCCGAGACCTCCGAGGGAGAGGCCGACACGCCCTGATCGCGAGATGAGCCGAGTTTCCGAGTCCACGATCCGGCGCCTGTCGCACTACTACCGGGTCCTGGAGGAAGTCGAGTCCGAAGGCAAGCGACTGATCTCTTCGCACCGCCTCGCCGAACGTGAGGGCATCACGTCGGCGCAGGTGCGCAAGGACCTGTCGGTGTTCGGATCGTTCGGGCGTCGAGGGCTCGGCTACAACGTGGCGCATCTGCGCGAGCAGATCCGCACCATCCTCGGCATGGACCATCGCTGGCGGGTGGTGCTGGTCGGTAGCGGCAACATCGGGTCGGCGCTGCTGTCGTACCGCGGCTTCGAGCAGCAGGGTTTCGACCTGGTGGCGGCGTTCGACCGCGACACCACGCGGGTCGGCCAGCGCTTCGGCCGACTCGTGGTGCGCGACATCGCCGACCTGCCGGCGGCCGCGCGTGCGGAGCCGTTCGACATGGGCGTGATCGCGACCCCGCTCGCGGCCGCACAGGAAGTCGCGGATCTGCTGGTCGCGGCCGGCGTGCGGGGAATCCTCAACTTCGCGCCGCGAAAGCTGCGGGTGCCGGATCACGTGGCACTCCGCACCGTCGACATGGCGGTCGAGTTCGAGAGCCTGTCGTTCGAGCTGTCGCGTGACCGCGGCAAACGGCGGCGGTCTCGCACGTGAGCGTGGAGCGGGCACGCGGCGCCGAACAGGGTGCGCTGCTCGCCATGGTGCTCGCGACGCTGCTGTGGGGCGGCACGTTCGTGGCGATTCGCGACATCGTGCACGACCTCGCACCGGCGGCGCTGGTGTGCGCGCGCTTCAGCGTCGCGTCGCTGATCTGCGCGGTGTTGCTGGCGGCGCGGCGACGCTGGCCGTCGCGCGCGGCGTGGGGGGCCGGGGCGCTGGGCGGTGTGCTGCTGGTCGCGAGCTTCACGCTGCAGGCGGTCGGGTTACTCGACACCTCGGCCGGCACCTCGGCGTTTCTGACCTGCGCCGGCACCCTCGCCGCTGCGTTCTGGGCGTGGCTGCTGCTGCGTCAGCGGCCCGGCGGGGTGCTGCTGACCGGCATCGGCGTGGCGCTCGTCGGAGCGGCGCTGCTCTCGCTCGATCGCACGCTTTCGATCGGCCGCGGCGAGCTGGTGACGATCGTCGGAGCGCTGGTGTTCCCGCTCCAGATCGTGGTGGTCGCGCGCTTCGGGCACCGCGTCGAGCCGCTCGAGCTGGCGGCCGTGCAGGCACTCACCATCGCGGTGCTGCTGGTGCCGTTCTCGGGTGACCTGCCGACCGCACTGCGCGGGCTCGGCTCCGACGGCTGGCTGCGCTTCGCCTATCTGGCGGTGGCCGGCAGCACCATCGCGCCGCTGCTCCAGATCTGGGCGCAGCGCTCGCTGCCGCCGGGACGCATCGCCCTCCTGTTCGCACTCGAACCGGTGTTCGCGCTGGTAGTGGCGCTGACGCTCGGCGGCGAGCGCTTCGTGCCGCGCTGGTGGCTCGGCGCGGCACTGATCCTCAGCGCGGTCGTTTTCGTGGAGTCGCGCTCCGCGGCGGAAGCTTCCAGGTCTCGTCCAGCCACCGCTTGAAGCGCGGGAACGCCTCGGGGTCATTGCGGAACACCATCACGCCGGGACCCATGTGGCGCGAGTCGGCGCTACGCGAAGCGGATTCGTTGGCGGCGTGCAGGAACAGGTCCGCGACGTTCATGAAGTAGAGATTGAGATCGGTCGAGACCACCTCGATGAAGACCGGAGGACGTACCGCGCCGAGCTCGGCGAGCACGCGCCCGCGCGCGACCGGCGAGGGATCGGGGCTCGTCAGCATCAGCGCGAGCACGCGTGAGTCCGCGCGGGCCGCCTCGATCGCGCAGCCGACCATCTCGCCGGCCGCCAGCACCAGGAAGCGCGAGGTGTCGACCGGCGTCGCGAGTGCCAGCGCCCGCAGCGCCGCGCGCGCCTCGCGGCCGGTTTCACGCTCGAGCTGATCCTCGAACCCTCGCCACGATTCGGGTGACGGGAACTGCTTGGTGCGAGAGCTTCCGGTGCCCCGCGGCTCCACCAGGATGAGCGCGACCCCGGCGTGCCGAAGTGCGGTTGCGAGGCTGTCCCAGGCATCGAAGCTCTCGTTGGTCCCGACGAACGCGACCGCGGCTCGCGCCCGCCCGCGGCCTTCAGGGGCGATCACGATGCCGCTCAGCGGCTCGCCGTCGGCACTCGGGAACCACACCTCGGAACCCTTCATCGCGGCCACCAGCCCGGCACGCTCTTCGATCAACAACCGCATTTCGTTTCGAATCAGCGGCGCGGCGCGCGATGCACCGCCCGGCGTCGCGTCGGCGAGCAGGTCGAGCGCGTCAAAGTCCTTGAGCAGGTTGCGCGCCGCGACCGGCGTCGCCAGGTCGAGCGAGCGTCGCACGTTTCCGTGCGCGAGTTCGGCGTGCGCGATCCGAAGCTGCCAGATCCAGCGCATCGAATTGGTGGGCGACAGCAGCCGGCGCTCGGCGCGCGCAAACATCTTGGCGGCCGAATCGGCCTGGCTGCGCTGGACGAGAGACCAGGCGAGCCGGCCCAGCGCATTCGCGTGGTCGACTTCGGAGCTCGCGCGCGCCAGCGGCACGCGCGCCGCCGCCACGGTGTGTGCGCGATCGAGATCGTCTGCGCCCTTGCGCTCGAACAGCGCTTCGACCAGCGCGTCGGCTTCGAGGCCGCCGCGTCGGCGCGCCCACGCGCGCTCCCACGCGAGGATCGCGCTGTCCGGCTGGCTCTGCCGGTAGTAGCTCTCGCCGATCCAGTACCACGCTTCGCCCGAGGCTTCGGGCTCGGTGGTCGCGCGCTCCTCGCCCCACGCCGCGAGCGTCGCGCGCAGCGAGGTCGGGGTCGCGGCGCGCGCGAACAGCGTGTCGAGCGGCACCTCGTCGGCAGCGTGAGACGTGGCGCCGAAGCTCGCCAGGCCCGTGAAAACAGCGGTCGCAAG harbors:
- the dnaA gene encoding chromosomal replication initiator protein DnaA produces the protein MATAFAEPDRVWEQALEAIRSRLDSQQAFETWFRPITPLQLEPPLVELEVPNPFFVDWIHEHYLPLLTRALEDTLGAPVEIRLRAAAAPAHESHTAPRTTHAEAASPRGGLAPSSTPGTASPRSLGPRATLSELPGSQRSTDRSWLESQLHPRLTFENFIVGTSSAFTHAACRAVAEKPGEAYNPLFIFAGSGLGKTHLLHAIGHAVKQSRPEARVYYVPAERFTNEMIFAIQHAQTLAFRNKYRNVDVLLIDDIQFLAGKESTQEEFFYTFNALRDAHKQIVVTADKPPKDLSMVEERLTSRFNQGLVCDIMRPDIETRLAILRHRYESDGDGLALPDDAFLLIADRIRNNVRDLEGCLVRVLALGSLLQQEITMPMVEKVLEDYVGAEPDRLSPERVVAAVSDTFGVRPEVLLSRRRTASIALPRQVAMYLMRQLTDLSLGEIGRTIGGRDHSTVMYACDRVGERIATDGGFSEKVNGIISTLSLG
- the dnaN gene encoding DNA polymerase III subunit beta, which translates into the protein MELTIQQADLAYAVGKAFGSVSAKSPMPLLSCLLIEADKGGLRVTGTDLEVTTAVTVPCKLKSAGRVAVSARHFHEVVRKIPKGSLTLAMAGEQLEISYGEGKGWSKFPTQDAAEFPRVPELKPETTVSVEGSVIARLIGRTAYAVSNDATRPQLGGVLVHGTDKRLALVSTDGHRLSLASRKGSDGGLGRDGVIVPSRALSAVSRAAEDATGPVQIEIAGSRQQAAFSAQVGDYKVQILVRLLQGPYPNYEQVIPKNNPRTVTVRRDELLEAVDIVASHADNVTRQVRFSLRNGKLGVTSATELGAGEHSIAADYAGEDLDIGYNANYLLDLLKCIPSERVSLRLGSALAAGIIEPVGALSEADEDLLCLIMPLRLPDAAS
- a CDS encoding DUF721 domain-containing protein, whose protein sequence is MERLGDVLPGLLQGLGLTEQLAGWRAVGEWEEAVGGAIARRARAVSFRDGVLLVEVESAPWRHELALLKRDLVRRLNHRLGGTSVKDLRFTHGRGGIQR
- the gyrB gene encoding DNA topoisomerase (ATP-hydrolyzing) subunit B, which gives rise to MTAEAKGHHYDATSIQVLEGLEAVRKRPAMYIGDISVRGLHHLVWEVVDNSVDEALAGFCTEITINVLTDGSVTVQDNGRGIPVDMHATMKKPALEVVMTTLHAGGKFDDQSYKVSGGLHGVGVSVVNALSEWCEVEVLKAGTTYRQRYAAGKPTGPMTSEPATTRIKGRETGTTVRFKPDNKIFTEANYQWDILAGRMRELAFLNSGLSIRLIDERADKNVEFMYKGGLVEFVKYLNQNKEVLHGKPVYFGRDRDQINAEIAFQYNDGYNESVHSFVNNINTVEGGTHLVGFRSALTRTLTNYAEREGMMKNAKVGVTGDDVREGLTAVVSVKVPNPQFEGQTKTKLGNSEVKGIVESIVGDGLREFFAENPAVARKIIEKMISAARAREAARKARELARRKTILDGGSLPGKLADCAFDDPQDCEIYIVEGDSAGGTAKQGRDRRFQAILPIRGKILNVEKARIDKILANEEIRSMITALGAGVKEEFDITRLRYHRIIIMTDADVDGSHIRTLLLTFFFRELRELVSNGHVYIAQPPLYMVKNGKDEIYCYNDRERDEALTRVGRKNVMVQRYKGLGEMNPDQLWKTTMNPETRTLLRVQLPDAAEADRIFTILMGEHVEPRRQFIEENALAVRNLDI